A single genomic interval of Macadamia integrifolia cultivar HAES 741 chromosome 6, SCU_Mint_v3, whole genome shotgun sequence harbors:
- the LOC122081275 gene encoding CBL-interacting serine/threonine-protein kinase 21-like isoform X2, with translation MGFAATIGKYQLGRTIGEGTFAKVKLALDRVTKQHVAVKIIDKQMVLDNKLMEQVKSEISTMKLLHHPNIVRIYEVIATKTKIFIIMEYVSGGQLSEKLSYLKKFDEKEARKYFQQLIDAVDYCHSRGVYHRDLKPENLLLDGQGNLKVSDFGLSALRKPGDLLSTACGSPCYVAPEVIANKKYNGATADIWSCGVILFELLASYLPFDDRNLMNLYRKISRAEYTCPEWFTATQRKLLFRILEPMPNRRMTIAEILEDEWFQTGYEPSAGIECEINLDDVNAAFDGIGGKTAETGMRKSSSFINAFQLIAMSSDLDLSGLFEKQDEDKQRTRLGSKYPINETIEKIEVAAKDVSLSVERMNMSKVKIHQKKKLPRNSRSYFNLSAEVIEVTPSHCVIEISNSAGELTVYNEFCKSLSNLLMENSNLKSESDRPRPVIVDGKENQCSSEPEGSKTDEQLCGYYTS, from the exons ATGGGTTTCGCAGCTACTATTGGGAAATACCAGCTTGGAAGAACCATTGGTGAAGGCACCTTTGCCAAGGTTAAGCTTGCTCTGGACAGAGTTACCAAGCAGCATGTTGCAGTCAAGATCATCGATAAACAGATGGTTTTGGATAACAAGTTAATGGAACAG GTAAAGAGTGAGATTAGTACAATGAAACTGTTGCATCACCCCAACATTGTCCGAATTTATGAG GTTATTGCCACCAAGACTAAGATCTTCATAATAATGGAATACGTTTCCGGAGGCCAACTCTCAGAGAAGTTG TCGTATCTCAAAAAATTCGACGAAAAGGAAGCTAGGAAATACTTCCAGCAATTGATCGATGCTGTGGACTATTGTCATAGTAGGGGTGTATATCACAGAGATCTCAAG CCTGAAAACCTGCTATTGGATGGACAAGGAAATTTGAAAGTCTCAGACTTTGGACTCAGTGCATTGAGAAAG CCTGGTGATTTGCTATCGACGGCTTGTGGATCTCCATGCTATGTAGCTCCTGAG GTAATAGCAAACAAGAAGTACAATGGAGCAACTGCTGATATCTGGTCATGTGGAGTAATCTTGTTCGAATTACTTGCTAGTTATCTACCCTTTGATGACCGAAACCTGATGAACTTGTACAGGAAG ATTTCCAGAGCAGAGTACACATGTCCAGAGTGGTTTACAGCAACCCAAAGGAAACTACTTTTCAGAATACTTGAGCCAATGCCTAATAGG CGGATGACAATAGCAGAGATTCTAGAAGATGAGTGGTTCCAAACTGGCTATGAGCCTTCAGCAGGAATTGAATGTGAAATCAACTTGGATGATGTCAATGCAGCATTTGATGGGATCGGG GGGAAAACCGCCGAGACAGGGATGCGCAAATCCTCAAGTTTCATCAATGCTTTCCAGCTTATAGCAATGTCCAGTGACCTTGATTTGTCAGGTCTATTTGAAAAGCAG GATGAAGATAAACAAAGAACAAGGCTTGGTTCCAAATATCCTATCAATGAGACTATAGAGAAAATTGAAGTTGCTGCAAAAGATGTCAGTCTTTCAGTTGAAAGGATGAACATGTCAAAG GtgaaaattcatcaaaaaaagaagCTCCCAAGAAATTCTAGATCATATTTCAACCTATCAGCTGAG GTGATTGAGGTGACACCCTCACATTGTGTGATAGAAATATCAAATTCTGCAGGGGAGCTCACAGTGTACAATGAG TTCTGCAAAAGCTTATCAAATCTGCTGATGGAGAACTCCAAtttaaaatcagaatcagatagGCCCAGACCAGTCATTGTTGATGGTAAAGAGAATCAATGCAGTTCTGAACCGGAAGGGAGCAAAACGGATGAACAACTTTGTGGTTACTATACCTCCTAA
- the LOC122081275 gene encoding CBL-interacting serine/threonine-protein kinase 21-like isoform X1, with translation MGFAATIGKYQLGRTIGEGTFAKVKLALDRVTKQHVAVKIIDKQMVLDNKLMEQVKSEISTMKLLHHPNIVRIYEVIATKTKIFIIMEYVSGGQLSEKLSYLKKFDEKEARKYFQQLIDAVDYCHSRGVYHRDLKPENLLLDGQGNLKVSDFGLSALRKPGDLLSTACGSPCYVAPEVIANKKYNGATADIWSCGVILFELLASYLPFDDRNLMNLYRKVSLGRDLISLYAYIQNADISIGAKISRAEYTCPEWFTATQRKLLFRILEPMPNRRMTIAEILEDEWFQTGYEPSAGIECEINLDDVNAAFDGIGGKTAETGMRKSSSFINAFQLIAMSSDLDLSGLFEKQDEDKQRTRLGSKYPINETIEKIEVAAKDVSLSVERMNMSKVKIHQKKKLPRNSRSYFNLSAEVIEVTPSHCVIEISNSAGELTVYNEFCKSLSNLLMENSNLKSESDRPRPVIVDGKENQCSSEPEGSKTDEQLCGYYTS, from the exons ATGGGTTTCGCAGCTACTATTGGGAAATACCAGCTTGGAAGAACCATTGGTGAAGGCACCTTTGCCAAGGTTAAGCTTGCTCTGGACAGAGTTACCAAGCAGCATGTTGCAGTCAAGATCATCGATAAACAGATGGTTTTGGATAACAAGTTAATGGAACAG GTAAAGAGTGAGATTAGTACAATGAAACTGTTGCATCACCCCAACATTGTCCGAATTTATGAG GTTATTGCCACCAAGACTAAGATCTTCATAATAATGGAATACGTTTCCGGAGGCCAACTCTCAGAGAAGTTG TCGTATCTCAAAAAATTCGACGAAAAGGAAGCTAGGAAATACTTCCAGCAATTGATCGATGCTGTGGACTATTGTCATAGTAGGGGTGTATATCACAGAGATCTCAAG CCTGAAAACCTGCTATTGGATGGACAAGGAAATTTGAAAGTCTCAGACTTTGGACTCAGTGCATTGAGAAAG CCTGGTGATTTGCTATCGACGGCTTGTGGATCTCCATGCTATGTAGCTCCTGAG GTAATAGCAAACAAGAAGTACAATGGAGCAACTGCTGATATCTGGTCATGTGGAGTAATCTTGTTCGAATTACTTGCTAGTTATCTACCCTTTGATGACCGAAACCTGATGAACTTGTACAGGAAGGTAAGTTTGGGAAGAGATTTGATTTCTTTGTATGCATATATCCAGAATGCTGATATATCTATTGGTGCAAAGATTTCCAGAGCAGAGTACACATGTCCAGAGTGGTTTACAGCAACCCAAAGGAAACTACTTTTCAGAATACTTGAGCCAATGCCTAATAGG CGGATGACAATAGCAGAGATTCTAGAAGATGAGTGGTTCCAAACTGGCTATGAGCCTTCAGCAGGAATTGAATGTGAAATCAACTTGGATGATGTCAATGCAGCATTTGATGGGATCGGG GGGAAAACCGCCGAGACAGGGATGCGCAAATCCTCAAGTTTCATCAATGCTTTCCAGCTTATAGCAATGTCCAGTGACCTTGATTTGTCAGGTCTATTTGAAAAGCAG GATGAAGATAAACAAAGAACAAGGCTTGGTTCCAAATATCCTATCAATGAGACTATAGAGAAAATTGAAGTTGCTGCAAAAGATGTCAGTCTTTCAGTTGAAAGGATGAACATGTCAAAG GtgaaaattcatcaaaaaaagaagCTCCCAAGAAATTCTAGATCATATTTCAACCTATCAGCTGAG GTGATTGAGGTGACACCCTCACATTGTGTGATAGAAATATCAAATTCTGCAGGGGAGCTCACAGTGTACAATGAG TTCTGCAAAAGCTTATCAAATCTGCTGATGGAGAACTCCAAtttaaaatcagaatcagatagGCCCAGACCAGTCATTGTTGATGGTAAAGAGAATCAATGCAGTTCTGAACCGGAAGGGAGCAAAACGGATGAACAACTTTGTGGTTACTATACCTCCTAA